A segment of the Babylonia areolata isolate BAREFJ2019XMU chromosome 7, ASM4173473v1, whole genome shotgun sequence genome:
ggtagtagctgttgttgctgttatgtgtgtgtgtgtgtgtgtgtgtgtgtgtgtgtgtgttacacacacacacacacacacacacacacacacacacacacacacacacacagagttccaccCAAGACCCAACCACCGTCCTcgaagccacccacccacccatccgaattttagcgcgcgcgcgcacacacacacacacacacacacacacacacacacacacacacacacacacacacagttccaccCAAGACCCAACCACCGTCCTCGAAGCCACCCACCCATCCgaattttagcacacacacacacacacacacacacacacacacacacacacacacaaacacacagagttccACCCAAGACCCAGCCACCGTCCTCGAAGCCACCCACCCATCCGAATtttagcacacacaaacacacacacacacacacacacacacacacacacacacacacacagttccaccCAAGACCCAACCACCGTCCTCGAAGCCACCCACCCATCCgaattttagcacacacacacacacacacacacacacacacacacacacacagagttccaccCAAGACCCAACCACCGTCCTCGAAGCCACCCACCCGTCCgaattttagcacacacacacacacacacacacacacacatacacacacgcacacacacacacacacacacacacacacacacacacaaacacagagttccACCCAAGACCCAACCACCGTCCTCGAAGCCACCCACCCATCCgaattttagcacacacacacacacacacacacacacacacacacacacacacacacacacacacacagagttccaccCAAGACCCAACCACCGTCCTCGAAGCCATCCACCCGTCCgaattttagcacacacacacacacacacacacacacacacacacacacacacacacacacacacacacaaacacacagagttccACCCAAGACCCAGCCACCGTCCTCGAAGCCACCCACCCATCCgaattttagcacacacacacacacacacacacacacacacacacacacacacacacacacacacagttccaccCAAGACCCAACCACCGTCCTCGAAGCCACCCACCCATCCgaattttagcacacacacacacacacacacacacacacacacacacacaaacacacagagttccACCCAAGACCCAGCCACCGTCCTCGAAGCCACCCACCCATCCgaattttagcacacacacacacacacacacacaccccacaaaaaaaacaacaccaccaccaccaccaccaccaaaaagcaTCCCTTACCCGCAATGAACCAGGCGCCACTGAAGACCCCCAGCAGGGAATCGAAGGCTTTGCACAGCTTGCCGGCCATgccctcctgctgctcctcctccccttcgCCTTGCTGACCCCCCTCGGCGTCATCGTCCTTCTTCttgttgcagcagcagcgacagcacgTGCTGATGACGTTCCTCACCAGCCCCACCACCCCGGCGACCAGCAGCCAGATGGGGATCATCTTCTCCTCGGGGCAGTCGTCCACGTAAATGGACCCTGTGGACATCAATGatgatgtgaatgatgatggCTTACTTCATCCCTTCTGGGGTATAAACCTTcaagacgatgatgatcatggctACTTATAAATTTCATCCcttcacagacacacggacacacacacacacacgcacgcacatgcacgcacacaaacacacgcacgcacacacgcacgcacgcacattcacacacacacgcacgcacgcacgcacacacacacacaccacacacacatgcacgcacgcacatgcacacacgcacacacacacgcgcacacacacacacacacacacacacacacacacacacagaggcttaccGATAACGATCATAGCGATGGGAATGGCCAGAAACATGCCAATGACGATGCTGCAGCCGACTGAAAAAGTAATGAttcatttgattttgaaaatatataacggatgaatgatacacacacacacacacacacacacacacacacacacactttaacacatttggagggggcggggggggggggggggttcgcgaAATAATGTATCTCCTTATTTGTCTGATTTTTCTTCCCATTATCTGGTttaactttaatttttttttttttttttaatcagtttacTCCGAGAATGTGTTatgctatttttcttttcttttctttttttttctttttttttttgctgccccatcatctgcaccgtttcagtggcattactcccacgccgctcatttagattcccccatacacagccacacccgggttcgtccgtcgcagtcccagcgtcggcagtccacagggaaccatcgatgttaggtcgccaggaggccacacaccagaggagaccctgcactgctgctgagtcacttcggtggtgttcagtggtgcctgttctgttttaacgtacttaggacaccacctactaagccccctactaacgacaataatggcttagtcgcggagccagactgagtgagcgtccctcccagagtggagaccgccaccacgtccctcaaacaacagccccccatgaatctgccgacactgacgacattgacaggactcaccccaagcacccCACTGCttgcaagtatgtatgtatgtatggatgtttattcattcatctatctatctatccatccatccatctatctatctatctatccatccatctatctatctatctaccaaacCGATGGCAGGCCACTTACTGCTTCCCAGAATCACGGCGACGAGTTTCTTGAAGAAGTCCACGGCGCCATTGGACTCTTCCTTCATCTTTTGGGCTTTCCCGAACAGCGAGTCATAGGACGGGAGGCCTGGTGGGAACGGGTGGACAGAAACACAataattatacataattatatgatgatgatgatgatgatgacggtaatgatcacacacacacacacacacacacacacacacacacacacgatgatgatgacgatggtgatgatgatgacgatggtgatgatgacgacggtaatgatgatgatgatgacgataatgatgatgatgataatcacacacacacacacacacacacacacacacacacacacacacacacacaacgcgtgcacacgcacgtcTGTACACACAAACCCACTGTCAGACAGgtcatttctgtctctccctctggcccacacacacacacacacacacacacacacacacacacacacacacacacacacacacacacacacacagctacaggcAGTAAAGATGGTATTACCATTATtccccgtggtggtggtggtggtgttctggcCGTAAGAAGGTGGTGGGTTTTCTGCCTTCATTGTGCTCtgaaaaaaatagacaaaaatcATCATATTTATTGtgttctccatccctccctccctccctccctccctctctctctctctctctctctctctctctctctcactcacacacgcaatgatatacatacacataacgtATATATATCTAACGTATATAATCATAAAGTCTACAAATACTGTCGATGTTTACTGTAAACTCTAACCGCAGTCAATATTCTTCTCCTACAATAATTCTTCTTCCCCCATTTCATCTCCTCTggtttctgttcatgtttttgttttgatgggTGTCAGGCCGTTTCTTACCCCGCCGTTTAGGCAGCCGTACTTCGTTTGTCGGAGGTGCTTTATTTTGGGGgttgtgtttttattgtgcaGTGGTTTATGCTGGGTATTGTACTGAGCTGTACTCCACTGCGTtttagtgtagggtagggtagggtagggcagggtagggtagggggtagggtagggtagggtagtgtagtgccgtcacaacagatttctctgcgcaagattcaggtTGCTCGCCATGGGATGAGTGTGTTGCATTAATGTGATgctgctctttttcttttcgttttttttattatttttttttatttgcgtgATAATTAATTTGTTTACCCgtataaattgattttttttctttgtagaaGATTACCTGTTGccttgagttcttttacatgctccaAGTACATATTCACACGTGGGACACTCGTTTATCGTCTTCATCATATCGAGCGATAAACTACTTCAGTAGCCTACAGGACATAGGACTCATCCCGAACACAAGAAGATCTCTTGTGGGTACGCCCTTGAATACtatgaagtctcccgtcggaccgacggacgagtaggcaggcaggcttaactgtcggtgtgtgtcctcatatgggagaagaggccgattctggatgcgcagcacttcccacaggtgttgcaacggaaaacgtctccagaagttgagccctgcttccttcgctcacgcttctcctaaatggccagcgttctcttgttttcaaacgtctttatgccactagagcacagcatcctccagcgaaagcggtcaagggcatcaggttcccaggaagcgatttctatgccacaggctttgaggtttgtcttcaaggtgtccttgaagcgcttgcagggtcttccaagttcccggtggccttccttcaactggccatacaagagaatcttcgggatcctgctgtctataATACAAGACCAATGGTCCGGCCTGAGTACTCCGCAAATCTCTTGGGTAAACACACGTTTTCCAACCATACCCTGCAAACATTTGGCTCGAGGTCAACAACTGGAACTAAAGAAAACAGTCACATCGGTGgatggtctttcttcttcttcttttgtgtttaaATTACACGCTTCGCATGGAA
Coding sequences within it:
- the LOC143284178 gene encoding transmembrane protein 272-like isoform X2, whose product is MKAENPPPSYGQNTTTTTTGNNGLPSYDSLFGKAQKMKEESNGAVDFFKKLVAVILGSIGCSIVIGMFLAIPIAMIVIGSIYVDDCPEEKMIPIWLLVAGVVGLVRNVISTCCRCCCNKKKDDDAEGGQQGEGEEEQQEGMAGKLCKAFDSLLGVFSGAWFIAGNVWVYRSKGDISSDSNAVNYCHPTVYWFSFWFITSTYILLGVLLLTCCICCICFCCCLGKSKNKESD
- the LOC143284178 gene encoding transmembrane protein 272-like isoform X1 is translated as MEFDKLPRPHEGSTMKAENPPPSYGQNTTTTTTGNNGLPSYDSLFGKAQKMKEESNGAVDFFKKLVAVILGSIGCSIVIGMFLAIPIAMIVIGSIYVDDCPEEKMIPIWLLVAGVVGLVRNVISTCCRCCCNKKKDDDAEGGQQGEGEEEQQEGMAGKLCKAFDSLLGVFSGAWFIAGNVWVYRSKGDISSDSNAVNYCHPTVYWFSFWFITSTYILLGVLLLTCCICCICFCCCLGKSKNKESD